Part of the Bacteroidota bacterium genome, GAATCAAGAACAAAAGGATTTTTTCCTTCTTTTTCTAGCAATGGATTGTATCTGTAATTAAACCAGTATCCTGAATCAACAGCAAATTTTTCCTCAGCTTGTGTTGAGTTCATTCCTGATTTAATACCATGAGCTATACAAGGAGAATAAGCAATTATAACTGATGGTCCGTGATATGATTCGGCTTCTTTTATTGCTTTAAAAAATTGTGATTGACTCGCACCCATTGAAACACTTGCAACATAAACATCACCGTAAGTCATTGCCATTGCACCAAGGTCTTTTTTACTTTGTTTCATACCTGATGAGGCAAATTTTGCAACCGATCCGTAAGGAGTAGATTTTGAAGCCTGTCCTCCTGTATTTGAATAAACTTCAGTATCAAGAATAATAATATTCACATCTTCTCCTGATGCAATAACATGATCAAGTCCACCAAAACCAATATCATAAGCCCAGCCATCACCACCAACAACCCATACTGATTTTTTTATAAAATATTGTTTTAGTTTTAAAAACTCATCAGCAATAGCATTCTTTTCTTTTTCTAAAATTGGAATTAATTTTTTAGAAGCTTCAACAGATTTTTTAGCATCTTCCTTCCCTTCAATCCACTCATTAAAAGCAACTTTTGTATCAGCATTAACATCTTCTAAATTTGCTTCCATTTTCATAGCTATTCTGTTTCTTAATTGGTTAATACCAATTGCCATTCCAAAGCCGTATTCTGCATTGTCTTCAAATAATGAATTAGCCCATGCAACACCATGTCCGCTTTTATAATTTGCAGTGTAAGGTGTTGATGGAGCAGAACCACCATAAATGGAAGAACAACCTGTAGCATTTGCAATAAGCATTCTTTCTCCAAAAAGTTGTGTAATAGCTTTTAAGTAAGGTGTTTCACCACATCCTGCACATGCTCCTGAAAATTCAAATAATGGTTGTGCAAATTGACTGTTTTTAACATTTTGTTCCTTTGGTACAACTTCATCTTTATATCCAACAACTTCATCCATGTAAGTCCATCGTTCGATTTCCTCTTCTTGTGTTCCTAATGGTTTCATAACCAGTGATTTTTCTTTTGAAGGACAAACCTCAGCACAAGAGCCACAACCGGCACAATCAAGAATACTAACCTGAATTTTGAAATTATATTCTTTAAGTTTTCCAACACCTTTTATTGTTTGAGTTCCCTCAGGTGCATTTTTAACTTCCTCCTCAGTTAGTAAAAACGGACGAATTGCAGCATGAGGACAAACATAAGAACATTGATTACACTGAATACAATTATCAGCAATCCATTCGGGAACATTAACAGCAACACCTCGTTTTTCGTATTTTGTAGTCCCTGCGGGGAAAGTACCATCTTCTCTACCTACAAAAGTACTTACAGGAAGTGAATCTCCTTCTTGTGCATTAATTACATCAGCAACATTCCTAATAAATTCAGGAATATTTTTATCTTTCTCAATTTCTACTATTTCCAAATCTTTCCATTCCGAAGGAACGGCAATTTCCACAATATCACCTCCTTGGTCAACTGCGGAATAGTTCATGTTTACAATTTTATCACCTTTGATTCCATAAGTTTTTAAAATAGCATCTTTCATTTTTTCAACTGCCAATTCATAAGGTATTACATTAGCAACTTTAAAAAATGCCGATTGCATAATAGTATTTGTTCTTGAACCAAGACCAATGTCTTCGGCAATTTTTGTAGCATTAATAATATAGAATTTTATATCATTTTCGGCAAGATATTTTTTTATGTTATTGGGTAATCTTTCTTTTGTTTCCTCAATATCCCAAATACTATTGAAAAGGAATGTTCCTCCTTTTTTTAATCCTTTAAGCATATCATATTTTGTGAGATATGCAGGAACATGACAAGCTACAAAATCGGGAGAGTTTACAAGATAAGTTGACCTAATTTCATTATCTCCAAATCTTAAATGGGAAGCAGTAAATCCACCTGATTTTTTTGAATCATAAGAAAAATATCCTTGACAGAATTTGTCGGTATTATCTCCAATAATTTTAATGGAGTTTTTGTTTGCACCAACTGTTCCGTCTGCACCAAGTCCATAAAATTTTGCTTCAAAAGTTCCTTCAAATTTAATTTTTTCTTTTGTATTTATTGGTAAAGATGTAAACGTTACATCATCGTTAATACCAACAGTAAATTGATCTCTTGGTTTATCTTGTTTAAGATTTTCAAATACAGCAATTACTTGTTCAGGTATAGTATCTTTTGAACTTAATCCATAGCGTCCACCAACAATAATCGGTTTGTCATCTTTTTCATAAAATAAGTTTCTTATATCTAAATAAAGAGGTTCGCCCATTGCACCAGGCTCTTTTGTTCTGTCAAGTACTGCAATTTTCTTTGCTGTTTTTGGAAATACCTTAAAGAAATATTTTTCTGAGAAAGGACGATAGAGGTGGCAAGTTATAAGTCCAACTTTTTCGCCATTTGCATTAAGATGGTCAATAGCTTCTTTTGCAGTTTCTGTAACTGTTGTCATTGCAATAATAATTCTGTCAGCATCTTTTGCACCATAATAAGTAAACGGGTGATATTCTCTGCCAGTAAGTTTTGTTATTTCTTGCATGTAGTCCTCAACAATATCGGCAATAGGTTCATAAAATCTATTAACAGATTCTTTTGCTTGGAAATAAATGTCAGGATTTTGAGCAGTACCACGAGTAACAGGATGTTCAGGATTTAATGCATTGTCTCTGTATTTTTGTAAAGCATTCCAATCTAAAAGTTTTGACATTTCATCAGTAGTAGGAATTTCTACTTTTTGAATTTCGTGAGATGACCTAAAGCCGTCAAAGAAATGAACAAAAGGAATTCTTGATTTTATTGATGCAAGATGAGCAACACCTGCAAGGTCAATAATTTGCTGAATACTACCACTTGAAAGCAAAGCAAAACCTGTTTGACGAGTAGCATAAATATCGGAATGATCACCAAAAATTGAAAGTGCATGAGAAGCAACGCTTCTTGCTGATACATGAAATACTCCGGGTAATAATTCTCCGGCAATTTTGTACATATTCGGTATCATCAACAAAAGTCCTTGAGAGGCTGTAAAAGTACTGGTAAGGGCTCCTGCTTGTAAAGAACCATGTACCGCACCTGATGCTCCTCCCTCAGATTGCATTTCCGAAACTTTCACTGTTTCACCAAAAATATTTTTTCTGCCATTGGCAGACCATTCATCAATATATTCTGCCATATTTGATGATGGTGTAATTGGATAAATTGCCGCTACTTCACTAAACATATAAGCCATATATGAAGCAGCATAATTCCCGTCACATGTTATAAATTTTTTTTCTCTATTCATAAAATATTTATTTTTATCAATGTTATGCTAATTTAAATGAGTTCGCAATTTAAAAAAAAAAAATTAAATTGTATTCGGAAAAATCAATTTTGAAAAATAATTATTAAAACATCTAATAAAATGTGTTGTTAAG contains:
- the nifJ gene encoding pyruvate:ferredoxin (flavodoxin) oxidoreductase; translated protein: MNREKKFITCDGNYAASYMAYMFSEVAAIYPITPSSNMAEYIDEWSANGRKNIFGETVKVSEMQSEGGASGAVHGSLQAGALTSTFTASQGLLLMIPNMYKIAGELLPGVFHVSARSVASHALSIFGDHSDIYATRQTGFALLSSGSIQQIIDLAGVAHLASIKSRIPFVHFFDGFRSSHEIQKVEIPTTDEMSKLLDWNALQKYRDNALNPEHPVTRGTAQNPDIYFQAKESVNRFYEPIADIVEDYMQEITKLTGREYHPFTYYGAKDADRIIIAMTTVTETAKEAIDHLNANGEKVGLITCHLYRPFSEKYFFKVFPKTAKKIAVLDRTKEPGAMGEPLYLDIRNLFYEKDDKPIIVGGRYGLSSKDTIPEQVIAVFENLKQDKPRDQFTVGINDDVTFTSLPINTKEKIKFEGTFEAKFYGLGADGTVGANKNSIKIIGDNTDKFCQGYFSYDSKKSGGFTASHLRFGDNEIRSTYLVNSPDFVACHVPAYLTKYDMLKGLKKGGTFLFNSIWDIEETKERLPNNIKKYLAENDIKFYIINATKIAEDIGLGSRTNTIMQSAFFKVANVIPYELAVEKMKDAILKTYGIKGDKIVNMNYSAVDQGGDIVEIAVPSEWKDLEIVEIEKDKNIPEFIRNVADVINAQEGDSLPVSTFVGREDGTFPAGTTKYEKRGVAVNVPEWIADNCIQCNQCSYVCPHAAIRPFLLTEEEVKNAPEGTQTIKGVGKLKEYNFKIQVSILDCAGCGSCAEVCPSKEKSLVMKPLGTQEEEIERWTYMDEVVGYKDEVVPKEQNVKNSQFAQPLFEFSGACAGCGETPYLKAITQLFGERMLIANATGCSSIYGGSAPSTPYTANYKSGHGVAWANSLFEDNAEYGFGMAIGINQLRNRIAMKMEANLEDVNADTKVAFNEWIEGKEDAKKSVEASKKLIPILEKEKNAIADEFLKLKQYFIKKSVWVVGGDGWAYDIGFGGLDHVIASGEDVNIIILDTEVYSNTGGQASKSTPYGSVAKFASSGMKQSKKDLGAMAMTYGDVYVASVSMGASQSQFFKAIKEAESYHGPSVIIAYSPCIAHGIKSGMNSTQAEEKFAVDSGYWFNYRYNPLLEKEGKNPFVLDSKEPDWNKFQDFLNNEVRYTSLIKTFPEEAKRLFALSEENAKWKYDKYKQMADRK